CCTACCGCACCGGCAAGCCCGCCTTGAACCCCGCCGAAAAGCAGAGCGGCAATTATAACCACCATATTCCCAAAGTGCAGAAACGGTTTTCCGACCGGTGACGGTATCGGCACCCTGAAATATAATACCACATAACATATAGCTGCAAACAGACCTATTACAACTAAGTCCCTAGTGGTAAAGTGTTTTTTGTTTTGTGAATTCATATGATTACCCCCCTAATAATGAATTTAATAATATCAATTCATATATGAAAAGTCAAGATTAAATAATCATTAGATATATTTTTTAATTATATTTAGGAAATTATCAACGTCTTCAAAAGTCGTGTCAAAAGCGGTCATTAACCTTACAACGTTTTCTTCTTCATTCCATACGTAAAAAAATGTTTCTTTTAATAGCTTGTCCGTCAGTTTTTTTGGCAATTTAACGAACACGCTGTTTACGACCGTTTCATATTCCGCAGTGAATCCAAGCTTAGAAAGCCCTTCAGAAAGGCGCTTTGCCATAATATTCGCGTTTTCGGCATTTTTCAGATACAAGTCATCTTTTAAAAAAGCAATATATTGAGCTGAAACGTATCGCATTTTAGATATTAGCTGCATTGACTGCTTTCTTATATATCTGTAATCTTTAGCTAACTCGCTATTGAAAAACACA
The genomic region above belongs to Bacillota bacterium and contains:
- a CDS encoding ECF transporter S component produces the protein MNSQNKKHFTTRDLVVIGLFAAICYVVLYFRVPIPSPVGKPFLHFGNMVVIIAALLFGGVQGGLAGAVG